The Sphingomonas sp. So64.6b genome includes a region encoding these proteins:
- a CDS encoding acyclic terpene utilization AtuA family protein, with translation MTKKTVRIGCGSGFVNDSALGIAQLLADDSPLDYVIFEYLAEGIMAWLAADEAREPGSGFSKHLLDIHLGPHLATILDRGIRVVTNAGGLNPHGQADAIRRAAAAIGRSPRIAVVSGDDLRPRLDELRALDLKEFYSGAPLPDGITSINAYLGAFPIAQALAAGADIVITGRNVDSALTLGPLIHEFGWTPSDHDQLAGGTAAGHLLECGAQATGGTFTDWRLVPDWATPGFPIAECGADGSFVLTKPAATGGMVSVGTVSEQLIYEVQDVEAYIVPDVVCDFSTARVSAVGSDRVEVSGVTGRAPTSTYKVSATFHDGWRATALFAVMGMDAAERAQRMGDALIRRCRTMLRDRNLPDFSDVRIEVIGAPASHDTFPQELVCRIVARHPDQAGAELIADEGRSVMTTMAQGSTGLGPATVAPVLALHSVLLEKAAVPVFVQVDDRPVESAAIATQGGFDPTTLIRSRFPVEEPTDASEPVPLIALAWGRSGDKANMFNVGIIARDPAYLPYISAALTEQRVADWYRSTSSDGTPPPVRRFDAPGFHCINLTVENALGGGQTAGMRFDPNAKGMAQRLLAMPVAVPAAIARQVVPQLRQLGHHVPELSAA, from the coding sequence ATGACGAAAAAAACTGTTCGGATTGGGTGCGGCTCCGGCTTCGTCAACGATTCCGCACTGGGTATCGCCCAGCTGCTCGCCGACGATAGCCCGCTCGACTATGTGATCTTCGAATATCTCGCCGAAGGGATCATGGCTTGGCTCGCCGCCGACGAAGCGCGTGAACCCGGATCGGGTTTCTCGAAACATTTGCTCGACATCCATCTCGGACCGCATCTCGCGACGATCCTCGACCGCGGCATTCGCGTCGTCACTAATGCAGGTGGTCTAAACCCGCACGGACAGGCGGATGCGATCCGGCGCGCAGCGGCCGCGATCGGGCGATCCCCTCGCATCGCGGTCGTTTCCGGCGACGATCTCCGGCCCCGGCTCGACGAACTCCGCGCTCTCGATCTCAAGGAATTCTATTCCGGGGCGCCGCTGCCCGACGGGATCACCAGTATCAATGCCTATCTTGGCGCCTTCCCCATTGCGCAGGCGCTGGCGGCCGGCGCCGATATCGTCATCACCGGGCGCAACGTCGACAGTGCGCTGACGCTCGGCCCGTTGATTCACGAATTCGGCTGGACACCGTCGGACCATGACCAGCTGGCGGGCGGTACCGCCGCCGGACACCTGCTCGAATGCGGTGCGCAAGCGACCGGCGGCACCTTCACCGACTGGCGGCTGGTGCCCGATTGGGCGACGCCGGGTTTCCCGATCGCAGAATGCGGTGCGGACGGCAGCTTCGTACTGACCAAGCCGGCCGCAACCGGCGGCATGGTCAGTGTCGGCACGGTAAGCGAGCAGCTGATCTACGAAGTCCAGGACGTCGAGGCCTATATCGTGCCCGATGTGGTCTGCGATTTCTCGACCGCACGAGTCAGCGCCGTCGGATCGGATCGGGTCGAGGTCAGCGGCGTCACCGGCCGCGCGCCCACGTCGACCTACAAGGTATCGGCGACGTTCCATGATGGCTGGCGCGCGACCGCGTTGTTCGCCGTGATGGGAATGGACGCCGCCGAACGCGCACAGCGCATGGGCGACGCGCTGATCCGGCGCTGCCGCACAATGCTGCGCGACCGCAACCTGCCCGATTTCTCCGACGTGCGCATCGAAGTGATCGGCGCGCCGGCCTCGCACGACACTTTTCCGCAGGAACTGGTGTGCAGAATCGTCGCGCGCCATCCCGACCAGGCGGGCGCCGAGCTGATCGCCGATGAAGGGCGCAGCGTGATGACGACGATGGCGCAGGGGTCGACCGGCCTGGGCCCGGCCACCGTCGCGCCGGTTCTCGCGCTGCACAGCGTGCTGCTCGAGAAAGCGGCGGTGCCCGTGTTCGTGCAGGTCGATGATCGACCGGTCGAATCCGCCGCCATCGCGACCCAAGGCGGGTTCGATCCGACGACGCTGATCCGCTCGCGCTTTCCCGTCGAAGAGCCGACCGATGCCAGCGAACCGGTTCCACTGATCGCGCTTGCCTGGGGGCGAAGCGGCGACAAGGCCAATATGTTCAACGTTGGCATCATCGCGCGCGATCCGGCCTATCTTCCCTATATCTCAGCCGCGCTGACCGAGCAGCGCGTGGCCGACTGGTATCGCAGCACCAGCAGCGACGGCACGCCGCCACCGGTGCGCCGCTTCGATGCGCCGGGCTTTCACTGTATCAACCTGACGGTCGAGAACGCGCTCGGCGGCGGGCAGACCGCCGGCATGCGTTTCGATCCCAATGCCAAGGGCATGGCGCAGCGATTGCTGGCGATGCCGGTCGCGGTGCCGGCGGCGATTGCCCGGCAAGTAGTGCCGCAACTTCGCCAACTCGGGCACCATGTTCCGGAACTGAGCGCGGCGTGA
- a CDS encoding alpha/beta hydrolase yields MPDTPLHPVAVATLAAIAASGQKPYNAGTPQEARADVDARLRALPPRPHPGIATIENGNIAGPGGPIATRRYTPLQVSGAGTIVYAHGGGWVLGAPDLFDPLASWLAVSSGRPVVSIDYRLAPETPFPGPVDDIAAAVAALSEGPGTIVVAGDSAGGNLAAAAALLLADRGDTMIAGQVLLYPVLDHDLTTGSYRETGDPGRIISTADMRWFWDQYAPDIADRDNPIASPLRALRVDHLPPAYIAVAGWDVLRDEGVAYAAKLREAGVPVELDERGDMIHGFCSQAGLLDRADQALRRAGGLAASWLDRENSSELAAR; encoded by the coding sequence ATGCCTGACACGCCGCTTCACCCGGTCGCTGTCGCGACGCTGGCGGCGATCGCCGCGTCGGGCCAGAAACCCTATAACGCCGGGACACCGCAGGAGGCACGTGCCGATGTCGATGCACGGCTGCGTGCATTGCCGCCACGGCCGCACCCGGGCATTGCAACGATCGAGAACGGCAACATCGCAGGGCCAGGCGGACCAATCGCCACGCGGCGCTATACGCCGCTTCAGGTCTCAGGCGCCGGCACGATCGTCTATGCGCATGGTGGTGGCTGGGTACTCGGCGCGCCCGACCTGTTCGATCCGCTGGCAAGCTGGCTTGCGGTGTCGAGCGGCCGCCCCGTCGTGTCGATCGATTATCGCCTGGCGCCGGAAACGCCCTTCCCGGGGCCGGTCGATGATATCGCCGCGGCGGTCGCGGCATTGTCGGAGGGACCCGGCACTATCGTGGTGGCCGGCGACAGCGCGGGCGGCAATCTCGCCGCCGCCGCCGCGTTGCTCCTCGCCGATCGCGGCGATACGATGATCGCCGGCCAGGTCCTGCTTTACCCGGTGCTCGATCATGATCTGACTACCGGTTCATATCGCGAAACGGGTGATCCCGGCCGGATCATCTCGACCGCCGATATGCGCTGGTTCTGGGATCAATACGCGCCCGATATCGCGGACCGTGACAATCCGATCGCTTCGCCACTGCGCGCATTGCGCGTCGATCATCTGCCGCCGGCCTATATCGCGGTGGCCGGCTGGGACGTGTTGCGCGACGAGGGCGTCGCCTATGCCGCAAAGCTTCGTGAAGCGGGCGTGCCGGTCGAACTCGATGAGCGTGGCGACATGATCCATGGCTTTTGTTCGCAGGCCGGATTGCTGGACCGCGCCGACCAAGCGTTGAGGCGTGCCGGCGGCCTGGCCGCAAGCTGGCTCGACCGCGAAAATTCGAGCGAATTGGCCGCCCGATAA
- a CDS encoding TonB-dependent receptor, translated as MDRSTHFRLAATTALAAALFFSSAEQAQAADSNPVTQAPEAQATDSQVPSTSAEPVAEPAEERAEGDIVVTAQRREEKLKDVPISITAVTGEQLTQSGVSGSRDLALLAPGLTINTTGAAAQATVRGVGNTVVGGNSESPVAIYIDGVYISGQYFAVFDLANIESVQVLKGPQGTLFGRNATGGAILVTTTRPSDVFSGSVTASYANFDDFRIGGFISGPITENLSFDIAGNYHKDHGYARDVLRDTRLAEYEDKSIRGKLLFSPDSDTEVMLIGDYGRIRDETSVSLRPISNSATPGALIPKDPRELALTFDPYAITKGGGVSLSIMHDFGAVTVKSLTAYRKTENFSITDQDRVVAASSRIDTLIKDNYFTEEVTASSSNASPFQWIVGGFYYGDTVDNPTYSNVTTLLNNAHMQVDAYAIFGEGTYALTDRLKVTAGVRYSTENRTFLSRRNAGTPLTAFRSLNVDAWTPRVSVIYALNDNSNVYATYSKGFKSGLFPAATFNAPPVEPETITSYEVGYKLAAGPTSLNLSAFYYDYQDLQITTRNPAGLQTLLNAANAEIYGLDADFSIRLAQGLRVRLAGAYTHAKYKKFDYLVPFFRELPAGGNTTYLGDASGKTMIRAPEFTGNAGIRYETAIGAGKVDASADYYYNSGFVWTLDNDYRQRPYSLINAQLGWSPDGDHFRLSVFGRNLTNTLYSMGTSVTNAATAAAYARPRSYGVAASFKF; from the coding sequence ATGGATCGTTCGACGCATTTTCGTCTGGCAGCGACGACGGCACTTGCCGCCGCCTTGTTTTTCAGCAGTGCCGAGCAGGCGCAGGCTGCGGATTCTAACCCCGTGACCCAAGCGCCTGAGGCCCAGGCAACCGACAGTCAGGTGCCAAGCACGTCAGCCGAACCGGTCGCGGAGCCGGCGGAAGAGCGGGCGGAAGGCGACATCGTCGTTACCGCGCAGCGTCGCGAGGAGAAGTTGAAGGACGTCCCGATCTCGATTACCGCCGTCACCGGCGAACAGCTGACGCAAAGCGGCGTTTCCGGCTCGCGCGATCTGGCACTGCTCGCACCAGGTCTGACGATCAACACGACCGGCGCCGCGGCGCAGGCGACCGTGCGCGGCGTCGGCAACACCGTGGTCGGCGGCAATTCGGAATCACCGGTCGCGATCTATATCGACGGGGTCTATATCTCGGGCCAGTATTTCGCGGTGTTCGACCTGGCGAACATCGAATCCGTGCAAGTGCTCAAGGGCCCACAGGGCACGCTGTTCGGCCGCAACGCCACCGGCGGCGCGATACTCGTCACGACCACGCGGCCGAGCGACGTGTTTAGCGGCAGTGTCACCGCTAGCTACGCCAATTTCGACGATTTCCGCATCGGCGGCTTCATCAGCGGGCCGATCACCGAGAATCTCAGCTTCGATATTGCCGGCAATTACCACAAGGATCACGGCTACGCCCGCGACGTTTTGCGCGACACGCGGCTGGCCGAATATGAAGACAAGAGCATCCGCGGCAAGCTGCTCTTCTCGCCCGACAGCGACACCGAGGTGATGCTGATCGGCGATTATGGCCGCATTCGCGACGAGACGTCCGTTTCGCTGCGCCCAATCTCGAACTCGGCGACACCGGGCGCGTTGATTCCGAAAGACCCGCGCGAGCTGGCGCTTACCTTCGATCCCTATGCGATCACCAAGGGCGGCGGCGTGAGCCTATCGATTATGCATGATTTCGGCGCCGTCACCGTCAAGTCGCTGACAGCTTATCGCAAGACCGAGAATTTCTCGATCACCGACCAGGATCGGGTGGTCGCCGCGTCTAGTCGAATCGATACGCTGATCAAGGACAATTACTTCACCGAGGAAGTCACCGCATCGAGCTCGAACGCCAGCCCGTTCCAGTGGATCGTCGGTGGCTTCTATTACGGCGATACGGTCGACAATCCGACCTATTCCAACGTCACGACGCTGCTCAACAATGCGCATATGCAGGTCGATGCTTATGCGATCTTCGGCGAAGGTACCTACGCACTGACAGACAGGCTCAAGGTCACGGCCGGTGTGCGTTACAGCACGGAGAACCGTACCTTCTTATCCCGCCGCAACGCTGGCACGCCGCTCACTGCGTTCCGCAGTCTGAACGTGGACGCCTGGACACCGCGCGTGTCGGTCATCTATGCGCTCAACGACAATTCGAACGTCTACGCGACCTATTCGAAGGGCTTCAAGAGCGGCCTGTTCCCCGCCGCGACCTTCAATGCGCCCCCGGTCGAGCCCGAAACGATCACCTCGTATGAGGTGGGCTACAAGCTCGCCGCTGGTCCGACGAGCTTGAACCTTTCTGCATTCTATTACGACTATCAAGATCTGCAGATAACGACGCGCAACCCCGCTGGATTGCAAACCTTGCTCAACGCGGCGAATGCCGAAATCTACGGCCTCGATGCCGATTTTTCGATCCGTCTGGCCCAGGGACTGCGCGTACGGCTGGCCGGCGCCTACACTCACGCCAAGTACAAAAAGTTTGATTATCTCGTGCCTTTCTTCAGGGAACTTCCGGCTGGCGGGAACACGACGTATCTTGGTGATGCCAGCGGCAAGACGATGATCCGCGCGCCGGAATTCACGGGCAATGCCGGCATACGCTACGAAACCGCGATCGGGGCGGGTAAGGTCGATGCCAGCGCCGACTATTATTATAATTCCGGCTTTGTCTGGACGTTGGACAATGATTATCGCCAGCGGCCCTATTCGCTGATCAACGCGCAGCTTGGCTGGTCGCCCGACGGCGATCATTTCCGCCTTTCGGTGTTCGGCCGGAACCTGACCAACACGCTCTATTCGATGGGCACATCGGTCACCAATGCAGCGACCGCGGCCGCCTACGCCCGTCCGCGCAGCTACGGCGTCGCCGCCAGTTTCAAATTCTGA
- a CDS encoding AMP-binding protein, with amino-acid sequence MIVSPHRFTGPADLILHALSHDLDRHVVEFVDGAAPVTARSFRSAVAGYAAAFNALGLSPGARVGLLAKNRVEVLYIQAAIAFTDLCLVAMHPLAAIDDLDYVTTDAGLSALVFDPGPFGTIAQTLRERSDALRLLPLGPGPGDDLIAAATRHSDAPLIAPVADPDTIVRLTYSGGTTGKPKAIMGSLRYTMTMLQVMLIEWEWPAHLRQLVCSPLSHAGGSALMPVLLRGGTIVVMPGFEPGAVLEAIERYRITATLLVPAMIYALLDHPDRQRRDTSSLELIYYGASAISAPRLAEAIKAFGPVFFQFYGQAEAPMSISLLRRADHDPAIPGRLSACGRPTPWNHVALLDDRMTPVPDGEPGEICVRGPMVMAGYLGKPDETAAAFEQGWLHTGDVAVRDPHGFLHIVDRKKDMIVTGGFNVYPREIEDVIASDASIADVAVIGVPHAKWGEAVTAIVVARAGSSVNANALIGLVRDRKGALHAPKTVHVVETIPRTGLGKPDKKALRLRYAPQEP; translated from the coding sequence GTGATCGTGTCGCCACATCGCTTCACTGGTCCGGCGGACTTGATCCTGCACGCCTTGTCGCACGATCTCGACCGCCACGTGGTCGAATTCGTCGATGGCGCCGCGCCAGTCACCGCGCGCTCGTTCCGGTCCGCGGTCGCCGGCTATGCCGCCGCGTTCAACGCGCTTGGCCTGTCGCCTGGCGCTCGGGTCGGGCTGCTTGCGAAGAATCGCGTTGAAGTACTCTACATCCAGGCGGCAATCGCCTTCACTGATCTATGCCTGGTCGCAATGCATCCGCTGGCCGCGATCGACGACCTCGACTATGTCACCACGGACGCCGGGCTGTCGGCGCTGGTGTTCGATCCCGGGCCGTTCGGCACGATCGCTCAGACGCTGCGTGAGCGGTCGGACGCGCTTCGCTTGCTCCCGCTCGGCCCGGGTCCGGGCGACGACCTCATCGCCGCCGCGACCCGGCACAGCGACGCGCCGCTGATCGCGCCGGTGGCAGATCCGGATACGATCGTCCGCCTGACCTATTCGGGCGGGACCACCGGCAAGCCAAAGGCGATCATGGGGTCGCTCCGCTATACCATGACGATGCTGCAGGTGATGCTGATCGAATGGGAATGGCCGGCGCATCTGCGCCAGCTGGTCTGTTCGCCACTGAGCCATGCCGGTGGTTCGGCGCTGATGCCGGTGCTGCTGAGGGGCGGCACGATCGTCGTGATGCCGGGTTTCGAGCCGGGTGCGGTGCTCGAGGCGATCGAACGGTACCGCATTACCGCAACCTTGCTGGTGCCGGCGATGATCTACGCCTTGCTCGATCACCCGGACCGGCAGCGGCGCGACACCTCCAGCCTCGAGCTGATCTATTACGGCGCCTCCGCGATCAGCGCGCCGCGACTGGCCGAAGCGATCAAGGCGTTCGGGCCGGTCTTCTTTCAATTCTACGGTCAGGCCGAAGCGCCGATGTCGATCTCGCTGCTGCGCCGTGCCGATCATGATCCGGCAATCCCGGGGCGACTCTCGGCATGCGGGCGGCCAACACCATGGAACCATGTCGCGCTGCTCGATGATCGGATGACGCCTGTGCCCGACGGAGAGCCGGGTGAAATTTGCGTGCGCGGACCGATGGTGATGGCCGGTTATCTCGGTAAACCGGACGAGACCGCCGCCGCGTTCGAACAGGGCTGGCTTCATACCGGCGATGTCGCGGTCCGCGATCCGCACGGGTTCCTGCACATCGTCGATCGCAAGAAGGACATGATCGTCACTGGCGGCTTCAACGTCTATCCGCGCGAGATCGAGGACGTCATCGCCTCCGACGCAAGCATCGCGGACGTGGCGGTGATCGGCGTGCCGCATGCCAAATGGGGCGAGGCGGTGACCGCCATCGTCGTGGCGCGAGCAGGCTCATCGGTCAACGCCAATGCACTTATCGGCCTGGTCCGCGACCGCAAAGGCGCGCTGCATGCACCGAAGACGGTGCATGTCGTCGAGACAATCCCGCGCACCGGGCTGGGCAAACCGGACAAGAAGGCGCTGCGCCTTCGTTACGCCCCGCAGGAGCCGTGA